One window of the Nodosilinea sp. PGN35 genome contains the following:
- the pdhA gene encoding pyruvate dehydrogenase (acetyl-transferring) E1 component subunit alpha translates to MVQERTLPQFQAPAAQISPDEGLLLYEDMILGRYFEDKCAEMYYRGKMFGFVHLYNGQEAVSSGVIKALRSDDYVCSTYRDHVHALSAGVPAKNVMAELFGKETGCSRGRGGSMHLFSSEHNLLGGFAFIGEGIPVALGAAFQSRYRRDALGDASADQVTACFFGDGTSNNGQFFECLNMAALWKLPILFVVENNKWAIGMAHERATSQPEIYKKASVFGMPGVEVDGMDVMAVRAVAQEAVARARAGEGPTLIEALTYRFRGHSLADPDELRSKAEKEAWLARDPIKRFEAYLLEHNLADEGALKDVRDRIQTTIDDALTFAEDSPEPSPDDLYKYIFAED, encoded by the coding sequence ATGGTTCAAGAACGGACGTTACCCCAATTCCAGGCTCCAGCGGCCCAAATCTCCCCCGACGAGGGGCTGCTGCTCTACGAAGATATGATCCTGGGGCGCTACTTCGAAGACAAGTGCGCCGAGATGTACTACCGGGGCAAAATGTTCGGTTTTGTGCACCTCTACAACGGCCAGGAAGCCGTCTCTAGCGGGGTGATCAAGGCGCTGCGCTCCGATGACTACGTGTGCAGCACCTACCGTGACCACGTCCACGCCCTCAGCGCCGGAGTGCCCGCCAAAAACGTCATGGCCGAGCTGTTTGGCAAAGAGACCGGCTGTAGCCGGGGCCGGGGCGGCTCGATGCACCTGTTTTCCAGCGAGCACAACCTGCTGGGGGGCTTTGCCTTTATCGGGGAGGGTATTCCCGTAGCCCTGGGGGCGGCGTTTCAGTCGCGCTACCGCCGTGACGCCCTGGGCGACGCCAGCGCTGACCAGGTGACTGCCTGCTTCTTTGGCGACGGCACCAGCAACAACGGTCAGTTCTTTGAGTGCCTGAACATGGCCGCCCTGTGGAAGCTGCCCATTTTATTTGTGGTAGAAAACAACAAGTGGGCGATCGGTATGGCCCACGAGCGGGCCACCTCCCAGCCGGAGATCTACAAAAAGGCCTCGGTGTTTGGCATGCCCGGCGTCGAAGTGGACGGCATGGACGTAATGGCCGTGCGCGCCGTCGCCCAGGAGGCCGTCGCCCGCGCCCGCGCCGGGGAAGGCCCCACCCTGATCGAGGCCCTCACCTACCGCTTCCGGGGCCACAGCCTGGCCGACCCCGACGAGCTGCGCTCCAAGGCCGAAAAAGAAGCCTGGCTGGCCCGCGACCCGATCAAGCGGTTCGAGGCCTACCTGCTAGAGCACAACCTGGCCGACGAGGGGGCGCTGAAGGACGTGCGCGATCGCATTCAAACCACCATCGACGACGCCCTCACCTTCGCCGAAGACAGCCCCGAACCCAGCCCCGACGATCTCTATAAATATATTTTCGCCGAGGATTAG